The following proteins come from a genomic window of Dromaius novaehollandiae isolate bDroNov1 chromosome 19, bDroNov1.hap1, whole genome shotgun sequence:
- the RTN4RL1 gene encoding reticulon-4 receptor-like 1 yields the protein MLRQGGFVELLLVLLGLEVQVAGGCPSDCVCYPSPMTVSCQAHNFVTIPEGIPEDSERIFLQNNQITLLLRGHFSPSMVTLWIYSNNITFIDPNTFEGFVNLEELDLGDNRYLRALAADTFQGLVKLHALYLYKCGLSSLPSGIFGGLHNLQYLYLQDNHIEFLQDDIFVDLVNLSHLFLHGNKLWSLHQNTFRGLVNLDRLLIHQNQLQWVHRRAFHDLRRLTTLFLFNNSLSELQGDCLAPLGALEFLRLNGNPWGCDCKARSLWEWLRRFRGSSSSVVCEAPGRLRGRDLKALRAEDFRNCSGAESLHQIKTHTFSTADRGASKTHRHPHPPSEEKGQESAAENGLHSSQPAAAPGARKPGKNCTGPRSRQRPAKPGTLGPRKGAHELPDYVPDYQHKFSFGAMPTAPPRRRGKCPRRPPVRPPSGVQQAAGCAGARASLLAFAVALAAALR from the coding sequence GGGGTTTCGTGGAgctgctcctggtgctgctggggctggaggtCCAGGTggccgggggctgccccagcgACTGCGTGTGCTACCCGTCCCCGATGACCGTCAGCTGCCAGGCCCACAACTTCGTCACCATTCCCGAGGGGATCCCCGAGGACAGCGAGAGGATCTTCCTGCAGAACAACCAGATCACCTTGCTGCTGCGGGGGCACTTCAGCCCCTCCATGGTCACCCTCTGGATCTACTCCAACAACATCACCTTCATCGACCCCAACACCTTCGAGGGGTTCGTGAACCTGGAAGAGCTGGATTTGGGGGACAACCGCTACTTAAGGGCTTTAGCGGCGGACACCTTCCAAGGGCTGGTGAAACTCCACGCCTTGTACCTGTACAAGTGCGGGCTGAGCTCCCTGCCCAGCGGGATTTTCGGCGGCCTCCACAACCTGCAGTACCTCTACCTGCAAGACAACCACATCGAGTTCCTCCAGGACGATATTTTTGTCGACTTGGTTAACCTCAGCCATCTTTTTCTGCACGGGAACAAGCTCTGGAGCCTCCATCAGAACACGTTCAGGGGGCTCGTAAACCTGGACCGGCTGCTCATCCACCAGAACCAGCTGCAGTGGGTTCACAGGCGGGCTTTCCACGACCTCCGGCGACTGACCACCCTCTTCCTCTTCAACAACAGCCTCTCGGAGCTGCAGGGCGACTGCCTGGCGCCGCTGGGGGCCCTGGAGTTCCTGCGGCTGAACGGGAACCCGTGGGGCTGCGACTGCAAGGCGCGCTCGCTCTGGGAGTGGCTGCGCAGGTTCCGGGGCTCCAGCTCCAGCGTCGTCTGCGAGGCGCCCGGGCGCCTGCGCGGCCGGGACCTCAAGGCGCTGCGAGCGGAGGACTTCAGGAACTGTTCGGGCGCCGAGTCCCTGCACCAGATTAAGACACACACGTTCTCCACCGCGGACCGAGGAGCCTCCAAGACGCACCGCCACCCGCACCCCCCCTCCGAGGAGAAGGGCCAGGAGAGCGCGGCCGAGAACGGCTTGCACAGCAgccagcccgccgccgccccgggcgcccgCAAGCCCGGCAAGAACTGCACCGGCCCCCGGAGCCGCCAGCGCCCCGCCAAGCCGGGCACCCTGGGGCCGCGCAAAGGCGCGCACGAGCTCCCGGACTACGTGCCCGACTACCAGCACAAGTTCAGCTTCGGCGCGATGCCgacggcgccgccgcgccgcaggGGTAAGTGTCCGCGGCGGCCCCCCGTGCGCCCCCCCAGCGGCGTCCAGCAGGCAGCCGGCTGCGCGGGGGCCAGGGCCTCGCTGCTCGCCTTCGCCGTGGCCTTGGCGGCCGCCCTCCGctga